The Methylocystis echinoides genome includes a region encoding these proteins:
- a CDS encoding DUF1295 domain-containing protein: MSIGLLLFTTALGLSAAMSLAWLLQRRTGQSGWIDATWSFALGAAGIYLALAPLDGREPGARQYFVAAFAVAASVRLGSHIVARSLNAGEDPRYLDLAREWGPDFPRRLFWFLQIQAFCAFLLSLAIFLAARNPAPFPAAADYVGGLLLVAAIAGEAWSDATLSRFRAARGAERSVCMDGPWAFSRHPNYFFQWLSWVGYAVVAMNFAGAWPQGWLALGAPAFMYWLLVHVSGAPPLEKHMIASRGAAFRACQARVNLFFPGPQRRI, translated from the coding sequence ATGAGCATCGGCCTGCTTCTGTTCACAACGGCTTTGGGACTGTCGGCGGCCATGAGTCTCGCCTGGCTCCTGCAGCGGCGGACCGGTCAGTCGGGCTGGATCGACGCGACCTGGTCCTTCGCCCTCGGCGCCGCGGGCATTTATCTGGCGCTCGCGCCGCTCGACGGCCGCGAGCCGGGCGCGCGTCAATATTTCGTCGCCGCCTTCGCCGTCGCGGCGTCTGTGCGCCTGGGCTCGCATATCGTCGCCCGCAGCCTCAACGCCGGCGAGGATCCGCGCTATCTCGATCTCGCGCGCGAATGGGGGCCGGACTTCCCGCGCCGGCTGTTCTGGTTCCTGCAGATTCAGGCTTTCTGCGCCTTTCTCCTGTCGCTCGCCATATTTCTCGCCGCGCGCAATCCGGCGCCCTTTCCCGCAGCCGCCGATTATGTGGGCGGACTGCTGCTCGTCGCCGCCATCGCCGGAGAGGCCTGGTCGGACGCGACGCTGTCGCGCTTTCGCGCGGCGCGCGGCGCCGAGCGCAGCGTCTGCATGGACGGGCCCTGGGCGTTCTCGCGCCATCCCAACTACTTCTTCCAGTGGCTGAGCTGGGTCGGCTATGCGGTCGTCGCGATGAATTTCGCCGGCGCGTGGCCGCAGGGCTGGCTCGCGCTTGGCGCTCCCGCCTTCATGTATTGGCTTCTCGTCCATGTCTCGGGGGCGCCGCCGCTCGAAAAGCACATGATCGCCTCGCGCGGGGCGGCGTTCCGCGCCTGTCAGGCGCGCGTCAACCTGTTCTTTCCGGGGCCTCAAAGACGCATCTGA
- a CDS encoding ChrR family anti-sigma-E factor, with protein MTTSPSHSVDDLILRHAAGALDAAFALLVETHLDMSPAARRLSAQFESLGGALLDEIAPADVDPDALNRALQSLDAQTPAAPVCATRAAKRLELPKGFELPAPLADADIGPWRWIAPGVRSARVALPKPSLSRAFLLEIAPGVRVPRHGHEGDEATCVLRGGFRDGAAHFGAGDVAHVDEATEHDILVDPAVPCLCLIAMEGRTRPASWIGRLYQKFRDI; from the coding sequence ATGACGACCTCCCCCTCCCATTCCGTCGACGACCTCATCCTGCGCCATGCGGCGGGCGCGCTCGACGCCGCCTTCGCGCTGCTCGTGGAGACCCATCTCGACATGTCGCCCGCCGCACGGCGGCTCAGCGCGCAGTTCGAGTCGCTGGGCGGCGCGCTGCTCGACGAGATCGCGCCGGCGGACGTCGATCCCGACGCGCTCAATCGCGCCTTGCAGTCGCTGGACGCGCAGACGCCCGCCGCGCCGGTTTGCGCCACGCGCGCGGCGAAGCGTCTCGAGCTTCCAAAGGGGTTCGAATTGCCCGCGCCGCTCGCCGACGCCGACATCGGGCCGTGGCGCTGGATTGCGCCCGGCGTGCGCTCGGCGCGCGTCGCCCTGCCGAAGCCCTCTCTTTCGCGGGCCTTTCTGCTGGAGATCGCCCCCGGCGTGCGGGTGCCGAGACATGGCCATGAGGGCGACGAAGCGACCTGCGTGCTGCGGGGCGGTTTCCGCGATGGCGCGGCGCATTTCGGCGCGGGCGACGTCGCGCATGTCGACGAGGCGACAGAGCACGACATTCTGGTCGATCCCGCCGTCCCCTGCCTGTGCCTCATCGCCATGGAGGGACGGACGCGGCCGGCCAGTTGGATCGGGCGCCTCTATCAGAAGTTCAGAGACATATGA
- a CDS encoding sigma-70 family RNA polymerase sigma factor, translating into MDHLVCASSRRSTRDGPVIQLRWPAVKGSMLSDAILPLLEPRGRAAAPRRAAPVRAAGGAVALSQEEAGELISRLARESDRQAFATLFAYYFPRVKAYLLRAGAAPAAAEELAQETMLRVWRKAPAFDPQAGAASTWIFVIARNLRIDRLRGERSFDHLDLDPSEEPDAPPTGEAIAIVKERRERVRKALAALSREQALIIELFYFEERPHAEIARRLGLPLGTVKSRVRLAVQRLRSQLEDLG; encoded by the coding sequence ATGGATCACTTGGTTTGCGCATCGTCGCGCCGGTCGACGCGCGACGGCCCGGTGATCCAATTGCGCTGGCCGGCCGTAAAAGGGAGCATGCTGAGTGACGCCATCCTTCCTCTTCTCGAACCGCGCGGGCGCGCCGCCGCGCCGCGCAGGGCCGCGCCGGTGAGAGCGGCGGGCGGCGCCGTCGCCTTGTCGCAGGAGGAGGCGGGCGAACTCATCTCGAGACTGGCGCGCGAGAGCGATCGCCAGGCGTTCGCGACGCTTTTCGCCTATTATTTTCCGCGCGTGAAAGCCTATCTGCTGCGCGCCGGGGCGGCGCCCGCCGCCGCCGAGGAACTCGCCCAGGAGACCATGCTGCGCGTCTGGCGCAAGGCTCCGGCGTTCGATCCGCAGGCCGGCGCGGCGTCGACCTGGATTTTCGTCATCGCCCGCAATCTGCGCATCGACCGCCTGCGCGGCGAGCGCAGCTTCGATCATCTCGACCTCGATCCGAGCGAGGAGCCGGACGCGCCGCCGACCGGCGAGGCCATCGCCATCGTGAAGGAGCGGCGCGAAAGGGTGCGCAAGGCGCTCGCCGCGCTGTCGCGCGAGCAGGCGCTCATCATCGAGCTGTTTTATTTCGAGGAGCGACCGCATGCCGAAATCGCGCGCCGGCTCGGCCTTCCGCTCGGCACCGTAAAGTCGCGCGTGCGTCTCGCCGTGCAGCGCCTTCGTTCCCAACTGGAGGATCTCGGATGA
- a CDS encoding FAD-dependent oxidoreductase: MATNSLNSRLKIAVVGSGVSGLSAAWLLSRAHDVTLIEQHERPGGHSNTVDVQGIGGEIAVDTGFIVYNEPAYPNLTALFDHLGVATKATEMTFAVSLADGALEYAGNDLFTLFGQKKNLFSPRFWSMLFDIRRFYAEAPGHLAQMEGLTLGDYLDAHKYGAAFREDHLYPMAAAIWSTPARQVAHYPARAFTRFCENHGLLKITGRPVWRTVEGGSREYVTKLLAPVADRLMLNAPVTRVSREEDGVTIDWPGGSRRFDQLVIAAHADQALAMLADPTEDEARLLSCFSYGRNETILHGDAALMPKRRAIWSSWNYLSHGPDAALCVTYWMNRLQGLPQETPLFVTLNAPTAPRDDLIYRRFVYEHPIFDLAAMRAQRELWSLQGRRRTWFCGAYFGSGFHEDGLQAGLAVAEQLGGVRRPWTVENASGRIHLGPAPQL, encoded by the coding sequence ATGGCGACTAATTCATTGAATTCGCGTCTTAAAATTGCGGTCGTCGGAAGCGGCGTGTCGGGTCTGTCGGCCGCATGGCTTCTCTCCCGCGCCCATGACGTCACGCTCATCGAACAGCACGAGCGCCCCGGCGGCCACAGCAATACGGTGGACGTTCAAGGAATTGGCGGAGAGATCGCGGTCGACACGGGCTTCATCGTCTATAACGAGCCCGCCTATCCCAATCTCACCGCGCTTTTCGACCATCTCGGGGTGGCGACCAAGGCGACGGAGATGACGTTCGCCGTGTCGCTCGCCGACGGCGCCCTCGAATATGCGGGCAATGACCTCTTCACCCTCTTCGGGCAGAAAAAGAACCTCTTCAGCCCGCGTTTCTGGTCGATGCTCTTCGACATCCGCCGTTTCTACGCCGAGGCGCCGGGCCATCTCGCGCAGATGGAGGGGCTCACGCTCGGGGATTATCTCGACGCCCATAAATATGGCGCGGCGTTTCGCGAGGATCACCTTTATCCGATGGCCGCGGCGATCTGGTCGACGCCCGCGCGTCAGGTCGCTCACTATCCTGCGCGCGCCTTCACCCGCTTTTGCGAAAATCACGGGCTGCTCAAAATTACCGGGCGGCCGGTCTGGCGCACCGTCGAGGGCGGGAGCCGCGAATATGTGACGAAGCTGCTCGCGCCCGTCGCCGACCGGCTGATGTTGAACGCGCCGGTCACGCGCGTGAGCCGGGAGGAGGACGGGGTGACGATCGACTGGCCGGGCGGGTCGCGGCGTTTCGATCAGCTCGTCATCGCGGCGCACGCCGATCAGGCGCTGGCCATGCTCGCCGATCCGACCGAGGACGAAGCGCGTCTCCTGTCCTGCTTTTCCTATGGCCGCAACGAGACCATCCTGCATGGCGACGCCGCGCTGATGCCGAAACGCCGCGCCATCTGGTCGAGCTGGAATTATCTGTCGCACGGCCCCGACGCGGCGCTCTGCGTGACCTATTGGATGAACCGCTTGCAGGGCCTGCCGCAGGAAACGCCGCTTTTCGTGACGTTGAACGCTCCGACCGCGCCGCGTGACGACCTCATCTATCGCCGCTTCGTCTACGAACATCCGATCTTCGACCTTGCGGCGATGCGGGCGCAACGCGAATTGTGGTCGCTGCAGGGCCGGCGCCGCACCTGGTTTTGCGGAGCCTATTTCGGCTCCGGCTTTCACGAGGACGGCCTGCAGGCGGGTCTCGCCGTCGCCGAACAGCTGGGCGGCGTGCGGCGGCCATGGACCGTCGAAAACGCGTCGGGCCGCATCCATCTCGGCCCGGCGCCGCAATTGTAG
- a CDS encoding DUF1365 family protein: MQSALYVGSVVHRRLRPRAHRLRYRVFSLLLDLDEAERLARKLRFFSVDGFNLFGFCPADHLFEGGGDLRGEIERILRGAGMEPDGGAIRVLTMPRILGYGFNPLSIFFCHRADGALRAILYEVNNTFGQRHCYLFPVDGERRAFAHVCSKNFYVSPFLPMDLTYGFRIKPPDASYAISIRVADADGAMLNATQNLRRRPLDDRELLRVFFTHPLLTLKVIAGIHVEALRIWLKGVALHVRPPPPARSITIVAKEQSEKEGAPCQI, translated from the coding sequence ATGCAATCTGCGCTTTACGTCGGTTCCGTCGTTCATCGAAGGCTGCGGCCCAGGGCGCATCGCCTCCGCTACCGGGTTTTTTCCCTGCTTCTGGATCTAGACGAGGCGGAGCGCCTCGCGCGCAAGCTGCGTTTCTTCTCGGTCGACGGTTTCAATCTCTTCGGATTTTGTCCGGCCGACCATCTCTTCGAGGGCGGAGGCGACCTGCGCGGCGAGATCGAGCGCATCCTGCGCGGCGCCGGAATGGAGCCCGACGGCGGCGCGATCCGCGTGCTGACGATGCCGCGCATCCTGGGCTACGGCTTCAATCCGCTGAGCATCTTCTTTTGCCATCGCGCCGACGGCGCGCTGCGCGCGATCCTTTACGAGGTCAACAACACCTTCGGGCAGCGACACTGCTATCTGTTTCCGGTCGACGGCGAACGCCGCGCCTTCGCGCATGTCTGTTCGAAGAATTTCTACGTTTCGCCCTTCCTGCCGATGGACCTGACCTACGGCTTCCGCATCAAGCCGCCCGACGCCTCTTATGCGATCTCCATCCGCGTCGCGGACGCCGACGGCGCGATGCTCAACGCCACGCAGAACCTGCGCCGGCGGCCGCTCGACGATCGCGAGTTGCTGCGCGTCTTTTTCACCCACCCGCTGCTGACGCTCAAGGTGATCGCGGGCATTCACGTCGAAGCGCTGCGGATATGGCTCAAAGGCGTCGCCCTGCATGTGCGGCCGCCGCCGCCCGCGCGCAGCATCACCATCGTCGCCAAAGAGCAAAGCGAAAAAGAAGGCGCTCCATGTCAAATCTGA
- a CDS encoding cyclopropane-fatty-acyl-phospholipid synthase family protein, whose product MSNLISSDRVRVTLSTRLAGGGFGVAALVLRKVLAAMERGRLIFILPDGARVDCRGPKPGPEATIVLHEMSALRRLLFSGDVAFAEAFVRGEWSSPDLAAAIEVAAVNGDAFMRAVEGFAPARFANWLAHRLRANSKHGSRRNIAAHYDLGNAFYRLWLDPSMFYSSGLYRTGAETLEESQQNKVDRILELLDAESGESVLEIGCGWGGLAVAAAAGGAGRVTGLTLSREQLAYARDRVKEAGFESQVDLRLEDYRDVAGKFDRIVSIEMIEAVGRDYWPIYFATLRERLAEGGHIVLQAITIDDRRFEKYMTTPDFIQRYIFPGGALPCPRALREEAQRAGLRLETIETFGDDYARTLVEWRRRFNDNWSRIEALGFDPSFRRLWDYYLCYCIGGFRAGAIDVGLYRLTHAKG is encoded by the coding sequence ATGTCAAATCTGATCTCTTCGGATAGAGTTCGCGTTACGCTCTCGACCCGGCTCGCGGGCGGCGGTTTCGGCGTCGCCGCGCTGGTCTTGCGCAAGGTGCTCGCCGCGATGGAGCGGGGCCGACTGATTTTCATTCTGCCGGACGGCGCGCGCGTCGACTGCCGCGGCCCGAAGCCGGGCCCGGAAGCGACGATCGTCCTCCATGAAATGTCGGCGTTGCGCCGCTTGCTGTTTTCCGGCGACGTGGCCTTCGCCGAGGCTTTCGTCCGCGGCGAGTGGAGCAGCCCCGATCTCGCCGCGGCGATCGAAGTCGCCGCGGTCAACGGCGACGCCTTCATGCGCGCCGTCGAGGGCTTTGCGCCCGCGCGCTTCGCCAATTGGCTGGCGCATCGGCTGCGCGCCAATTCGAAGCACGGCAGCCGCCGCAACATCGCCGCTCATTACGATCTCGGCAACGCATTCTATCGCCTCTGGCTCGACCCCTCGATGTTTTATTCGTCGGGACTCTATCGCACGGGCGCGGAGACGCTCGAAGAGTCGCAGCAAAACAAGGTCGATCGCATCCTGGAGCTGCTCGACGCGGAAAGCGGCGAGAGCGTGCTCGAAATCGGCTGCGGCTGGGGCGGCCTCGCCGTCGCCGCCGCGGCGGGCGGCGCGGGCCGCGTCACCGGGCTGACGCTGTCGAGGGAACAGCTCGCCTATGCGCGCGACAGGGTGAAAGAAGCCGGCTTCGAGTCGCAAGTCGATCTGCGGCTCGAGGACTACCGGGACGTTGCCGGCAAATTCGACCGCATCGTCTCGATCGAAATGATCGAAGCCGTCGGACGCGACTATTGGCCGATCTACTTTGCAACGCTGCGCGAACGTCTCGCCGAAGGCGGCCATATCGTGCTTCAGGCCATTACGATCGACGACCGACGCTTCGAGAAATACATGACCACGCCGGATTTCATCCAGCGTTACATTTTTCCCGGCGGCGCGCTTCCCTGTCCGCGCGCGCTTCGCGAGGAGGCGCAACGCGCCGGGCTGCGGCTCGAAACCATCGAGACCTTCGGCGACGACTATGCGCGCACGCTCGTCGAGTGGCGGCGTCGTTTCAACGACAATTGGAGCCGCATCGAGGCGCTCGGCTTCGATCCGTCGTTTCGACGCCTGTGGGATTACTATCTCTGCTACTGCATCGGCGGCTTTCGCGCCGGCGCGATCGACGTCGGCTTGTACCGGCTTACTCACGCGAAAGGATGA
- a CDS encoding DUF2147 domain-containing protein — translation MLICAAASVAAASEARDGIIGDWARGDGAARVRIAPCGGALCAINTWIKDPSGGEHVGDRLVMKVTGGGSSMSGTAYDPQRKLSYSLQIDYGAQSMQTRGCVLAGIVCKTVGWTRVSR, via the coding sequence ATGCTCATATGCGCTGCGGCGTCCGTCGCCGCAGCGTCTGAAGCGCGTGACGGAATCATCGGCGATTGGGCGCGCGGGGATGGCGCCGCCCGGGTGCGCATCGCGCCCTGCGGCGGCGCGCTTTGCGCGATCAATACCTGGATCAAGGACCCGTCGGGCGGCGAACATGTCGGCGACCGGCTCGTCATGAAAGTCACCGGCGGCGGTTCGTCGATGTCGGGCACGGCGTACGATCCCCAACGCAAGCTCAGCTACAGTCTCCAGATCGACTACGGGGCGCAATCGATGCAGACGCGCGGATGCGTCCTCGCGGGCATTGTGTGCAAGACCGTCGGCTGGACGAGGGTCTCGCGCTGA
- a CDS encoding lipocalin family protein, with protein MMKTAFMRGAAVLALVLGGACGAVAQAPSVKPIDPARFYKGAWLEVARRPMWITDGCVAGTTSYARGNGPNEILVRDACRKGAEEVALTGAGAIQDPGVNSRLSVRYNPLLSVDYHIVDVAPDYSWFIGTSPTLDNLFIYTRQRPSAARLQALVARAQALGYDTSTLEFPWNGPRR; from the coding sequence ATGATGAAAACCGCCTTCATGCGCGGGGCCGCCGTCCTCGCGCTGGTTCTCGGCGGCGCCTGCGGCGCCGTCGCCCAGGCCCCCTCCGTCAAGCCGATCGATCCGGCGCGATTCTACAAGGGCGCGTGGCTCGAAGTCGCCCGGCGGCCGATGTGGATCACCGACGGCTGCGTCGCCGGCACGACGAGCTATGCGCGCGGCAATGGGCCAAATGAAATTCTGGTGCGGGACGCCTGCCGGAAAGGCGCGGAGGAAGTCGCTTTGACCGGCGCCGGCGCGATTCAGGATCCCGGCGTCAATTCGCGTCTGAGCGTGCGCTACAATCCCTTGCTCTCCGTCGACTATCATATCGTCGACGTGGCGCCGGACTACAGCTGGTTCATCGGAACCAGTCCGACGCTCGACAATCTTTTCATCTATACGCGGCAGCGCCCGTCAGCGGCGCGTCTCCAGGCGCTCGTGGCCCGCGCTCAGGCGCTCGGCTACGACACCTCGACGCTGGAGTTCCCCTGGAACGGACCGCGTCGATGA
- a CDS encoding DUF2309 domain-containing protein, with protein MNAHVQFPSTSGALSAPSRRQEIENGVAKACSRIAPLWPLKHFVAVNPFLGFADQPFAATAAALRRVAKIDMLAPRQFYRAAIASGVIDDAALAEALARAPQDIDRPADVAALKRAVAEDPVKNSRPPAAVSTVAEILDALADGDRQASLVGFMIEEISKWCAAYFDEGQASWRMPQRALAPYAAWRRTARFDLSAEAMGVANFRKTVLSLPEDPVETIQAVVEKLRIPPRAVEDYLLRTLLDIGGWAAYARYLVWNSELKGEPNDTLVQLLAIRVAYGYGLFKARTDMAFHSAWARAMTEAVSTPLDHRLNGDPDLAVDLILQDAYEIAFQKKFYARLSSRREARLDAPRPALQAAFCIDVRSEVFRRALETVWPQAQTVGFAGFFGFPIEYVPIGHLRGGAQCPVLLKPAFTICEAVEAVSPAQERRILDLRLLRRRAAKAWKAFKLSAVSSFAFVETVGLSYAVKIVSDSFGLTRPAPDPNLDGLDPRVLARVGPRLDPRVVGERTTGLDAAQRLAMAEAVLTAMSMTDGFSRLVLLAGHGSTTVNNPHASGLDCGACGGHTGEANARVAAGVLNDPGVRAGLRGKGVFVPEDTWFLAALHDTTTDEVKILDEAAAPASYRDDIARLKERLAAAAALARLERAALLGVEKGPATRRKIVARSRDWSQVRPEWGLAGNAAFIAAPRARTAGLDLAGRAFLHSYDAAKDEDGKVLELIMTAPMVVASWINLQYFGSTTNNRVFGSGNKTLHNVVGQLGVLEGNGGDLRTGLPLQSVHDGKRFVHEPLRLNVFIEAPEAAMEAVLQKHGNVRALVENGWLHLNALHADGRIRRFHALGDWRDVAAGRQAA; from the coding sequence ATGAACGCTCACGTGCAATTTCCTTCGACTTCCGGCGCGCTGTCTGCGCCGAGCCGCAGACAGGAGATCGAGAACGGCGTCGCCAAGGCGTGCAGCCGGATCGCGCCGCTCTGGCCGCTCAAGCATTTCGTCGCCGTCAACCCGTTTCTGGGCTTCGCCGACCAGCCCTTCGCCGCGACAGCCGCGGCGTTGCGACGCGTCGCCAAGATCGACATGCTGGCGCCGCGCCAATTCTATCGCGCGGCGATCGCCTCCGGCGTCATCGACGACGCGGCGCTCGCTGAAGCGCTCGCGCGCGCGCCGCAGGATATCGACCGCCCCGCGGATGTCGCGGCGCTCAAACGCGCCGTCGCCGAGGACCCTGTGAAAAATTCGCGGCCCCCCGCCGCCGTCTCCACGGTCGCCGAGATTCTCGACGCGCTTGCGGACGGGGATCGGCAGGCCTCGCTCGTCGGCTTCATGATCGAGGAAATCTCGAAATGGTGCGCCGCCTATTTCGACGAGGGACAAGCGAGCTGGCGCATGCCCCAACGCGCACTGGCGCCCTACGCCGCCTGGCGCAGGACGGCGCGCTTCGATCTGAGCGCGGAGGCGATGGGCGTCGCAAACTTCCGCAAGACCGTGCTGTCTCTCCCCGAAGACCCTGTCGAGACCATTCAGGCGGTCGTCGAAAAGCTTCGCATCCCGCCCCGCGCCGTCGAGGATTATCTGCTGCGCACGCTCCTCGATATTGGCGGCTGGGCCGCCTATGCGCGCTACCTCGTCTGGAACTCGGAACTCAAGGGCGAACCCAACGACACGCTGGTCCAGCTCCTCGCGATCCGCGTCGCCTATGGCTACGGGCTCTTCAAGGCGCGCACCGACATGGCCTTCCACAGCGCCTGGGCGAGGGCGATGACGGAGGCGGTCTCGACCCCGCTCGACCATCGACTGAATGGCGATCCGGATCTCGCGGTCGATCTCATCCTCCAGGACGCCTATGAGATCGCCTTTCAAAAGAAGTTTTACGCGCGCCTGTCGTCTCGTCGGGAAGCCCGGCTCGACGCGCCGAGGCCGGCGCTGCAGGCCGCCTTCTGCATCGATGTGCGCTCGGAGGTCTTTCGACGCGCGCTGGAGACGGTCTGGCCGCAGGCCCAGACCGTCGGCTTCGCGGGGTTCTTCGGCTTTCCGATCGAATATGTGCCGATCGGCCATTTGCGCGGCGGCGCTCAGTGTCCCGTGCTGCTCAAACCCGCTTTCACCATCTGCGAAGCCGTCGAGGCGGTCTCGCCCGCGCAGGAGCGCCGAATTCTCGACCTGCGTCTCTTGCGCCGCCGCGCCGCCAAGGCCTGGAAGGCCTTCAAGCTGTCGGCGGTTTCGTCCTTCGCCTTCGTTGAAACGGTCGGACTGAGCTATGCGGTCAAGATTGTCTCGGACAGCTTCGGCCTCACCCGCCCGGCGCCCGACCCCAATCTCGACGGGCTCGACCCGCGCGTGCTTGCGCGCGTCGGGCCCCGGCTCGACCCGCGCGTGGTCGGCGAGCGGACGACCGGCCTCGACGCCGCGCAGCGCCTGGCGATGGCCGAAGCCGTCCTCACGGCCATGTCGATGACGGACGGCTTCTCGCGGCTCGTCCTTCTCGCCGGCCACGGCTCGACGACGGTGAACAATCCGCATGCGTCGGGCCTCGATTGCGGCGCCTGCGGCGGCCATACGGGCGAAGCCAATGCGCGCGTCGCGGCCGGGGTCTTGAACGACCCCGGCGTGCGCGCCGGGCTGCGCGGCAAGGGCGTCTTCGTTCCGGAAGACACATGGTTCCTCGCCGCCTTGCACGACACGACGACCGACGAGGTCAAAATCCTCGACGAAGCGGCCGCCCCCGCCTCGTATCGCGACGACATCGCGAGGCTGAAGGAGCGGCTCGCCGCGGCCGCGGCGCTCGCGCGCCTCGAGCGGGCCGCGCTGCTCGGCGTCGAGAAGGGTCCGGCGACGCGCCGGAAGATCGTCGCGCGCAGCCGCGACTGGTCGCAGGTGCGTCCCGAATGGGGGCTTGCGGGCAACGCCGCCTTCATCGCCGCGCCGCGCGCGCGGACAGCGGGACTTGATCTTGCCGGCCGCGCCTTCCTGCACAGTTACGACGCCGCAAAGGACGAGGACGGCAAGGTTCTCGAACTCATCATGACGGCGCCCATGGTCGTCGCGAGCTGGATCAATCTGCAGTATTTCGGCTCGACGACCAACAACAGGGTGTTCGGCAGCGGCAACAAGACGCTGCACAATGTCGTGGGTCAGCTCGGCGTGCTCGAGGGCAATGGCGGCGATCTGCGCACGGGGCTGCCTCTGCAATCGGTGCACGACGGCAAACGCTTCGTGCACGAGCCGCTGCGCCTCAACGTCTTCATCGAAGCGCCGGAAGCGGCCATGGAGGCCGTCCTGCAAAAGCACGGCAATGTGCGCGCGCTCGTCGAAAACGGCTGGCTGCATCTTAACGCGCTGCACGCCGACGGCCGCATCCGCCGCTTTCACGCTCTCGGCGACTGGCGCGACGTCGCCGCCGGGCGACAAGCAGCCTGA
- a CDS encoding NADH-quinone oxidoreductase subunit L: MDSLTWSPLLAPAALFALSLTPNRAANAFPRAMAAAGLTAGALAFLAALAIDVAVVLHGPFTTGVVGVTGVGVGVYVDALSAAMTTLVSFIGVIVLLYSRNYLDGDPRQGSFYKRLAFTLAAVLSLMTAGNLAFLILAWIATSVGLNTLLLFYPERPAAQLAAKKKFVASRLGDLCLIGAAASLWTSFGTLAFPELFAAARAAVSSGAAATLALPAVLIVCAALLKSAQLPFHGWLVEVMETPTPVSALLHAGVINAGGFLVLRLADIVAPSDSALHMLSLVGGATALFGSLVMLTQTSVKVSLAYSTVAQMGFMMLECGLGAFAAALLHILAHSLYKAHAFLSSGSVIDLARASWTPSPGGQPHPARFALALAASLPLAFAVGGMFHAGVIENPGAATLATILLMSLAHLIANALDERTKAYVLGKAIAMSAIVAVAFFSLHAAVERMFSSSLPQAAPLRGPEDLLLVVVVIVSFGAVTLFQSVMARHATSPFWQAVYVHLSQGLYLNTLANRAMLRIWPRRAATSSSL, from the coding sequence ATGGACTCGCTTACCTGGTCGCCTCTTCTCGCGCCGGCGGCGCTCTTCGCCCTCAGCCTGACGCCGAACCGCGCCGCAAACGCCTTTCCGCGCGCCATGGCCGCCGCCGGCCTGACCGCCGGCGCTCTCGCCTTCCTCGCCGCGCTCGCCATTGACGTCGCCGTCGTCCTTCATGGGCCGTTCACTACGGGCGTCGTCGGCGTCACGGGCGTCGGCGTCGGGGTTTACGTCGACGCGCTGTCGGCGGCGATGACGACGCTCGTCTCCTTCATCGGCGTGATCGTCCTGCTCTACAGCCGCAACTATCTCGACGGGGACCCCAGGCAGGGGTCCTTCTACAAGAGGCTCGCCTTCACGCTCGCGGCGGTTCTCAGCCTCATGACGGCGGGCAATCTGGCCTTCCTGATCCTGGCCTGGATCGCAACGAGCGTCGGTCTCAACACGCTGCTGCTGTTCTACCCCGAGCGCCCGGCGGCGCAGCTCGCCGCCAAGAAGAAATTCGTGGCGAGCCGCCTCGGCGATCTCTGCCTGATCGGCGCCGCCGCAAGCCTGTGGACGAGCTTCGGCACGCTCGCCTTCCCCGAACTCTTCGCCGCGGCCCGGGCGGCGGTCTCTTCAGGCGCGGCGGCGACCCTGGCCCTCCCGGCGGTCCTGATCGTCTGCGCCGCGCTGCTGAAGTCCGCGCAGCTTCCCTTCCATGGCTGGCTCGTGGAAGTGATGGAGACGCCCACTCCCGTCTCGGCGCTGCTGCATGCGGGCGTCATCAACGCGGGCGGCTTCCTCGTGCTGCGCCTTGCCGACATCGTCGCGCCTTCCGACAGCGCGCTTCACATGCTCTCGCTCGTCGGCGGCGCGACGGCGCTCTTCGGCTCCCTCGTCATGCTGACCCAGACCTCGGTCAAGGTCTCCTTGGCCTATTCCACCGTGGCGCAGATGGGGTTCATGATGCTCGAATGCGGACTTGGCGCCTTTGCGGCGGCCCTGCTGCATATCCTCGCCCACTCCCTCTACAAGGCGCACGCCTTCCTGAGCTCCGGCAGCGTCATCGACCTCGCCCGCGCCTCCTGGACGCCGAGCCCCGGCGGCCAGCCGCATCCCGCCCGCTTCGCGCTGGCGCTCGCGGCGTCCTTGCCTCTGGCCTTTGCCGTCGGCGGGATGTTCCACGCCGGCGTCATCGAAAATCCGGGCGCCGCGACGCTGGCGACGATCCTTCTCATGAGCCTCGCGCATCTCATCGCCAATGCGCTCGACGAACGGACCAAAGCCTATGTGCTGGGCAAGGCGATCGCCATGTCCGCCATCGTCGCCGTCGCCTTCTTTTCACTGCATGCGGCGGTCGAGCGGATGTTTTCATCGAGCCTGCCGCAAGCCGCCCCGCTGCGCGGCCCGGAAGACCTCCTGCTCGTTGTCGTGGTCATCGTCTCCTTTGGCGCGGTCACGCTCTTTCAAAGCGTCATGGCCCGTCATGCGACCTCGCCCTTCTGGCAGGCGGTCTACGTCCACCTCTCACAGGGACTTTATCTCAACACGCTCGCCAATCGCGCCATGCTCCGCATCTGGCCGCGGCGGGCGGCGACCTCCTCCTCTCTTTGA